GAGCGCGATCGTCCATAACAGTCCTGTCCGCGCGTCATCTGGGTTGGTCGGGTCCTCGCTTGCCGTCCCGGGGACGCGCGTTCAGGGCTGAGTTGGAGCGCAGCTCGTCGTGGACCGTGAGCGCCGGGGCGCCTGCGAGGGGTCACACCTGTGTTTTGAGCATACACGATCAGGAGCATCTGGAACAGCGCCTTCGGGACGAGCGGCGTACGGCAGCCGCCTCGTCATCTCCTGTAAATCGCTGCCTCTTAACACCCCCGGCTGCTCAGCGCCGCGCCGCGCAACTCGAAGTACCGAGCATGGTGCGTGAGTTCCCCGTGCCGGAAGAGTTGCCACAGCAAGTCCAGGGCGTGCGTCGCCACCATCCGCCCCACGAAGAGGTCCTGACGGCTCAAGGCCTCGATGGCGCTGCAACTCGGCGCATCGTCCTCGGGCACAGCGGTGTCCATCAGTTCGGGGTGAAGCTCCGTCGCACAGGGCAAATGATGCTTGAGGCGCTTGCCCGCTTCCCGGGGCGTCCCGAGGACGACCTGACCGGTCGTGAGGTCGTTCCCGCAGTCCAGCCAGTACCGCCAGGTGTACATCCCCTTCCCGTACGCGGCGAGGTGCAGACTCCTGCGGGCCGCCCGGGAGTCGACGCAACTGATGACCAGGTCCCAGGGCGCCCGGGCACGATGGCCGCTGAACTTGAGGGGGACAGCGACCCAATCGAGGTTGCACGCCAGGTTCACGCGCGTGACGAGCACCTCCGCCTTGTTGCGTCCCAGGTCGCTGTGGTGGTAGCGCTGGCGGACCAGGTTGGCGTGGCTCACCTCGTCCGGGTCGAAGGCGGTGATATGCAGGCCAGCGTGGTCCAACGCCCGGAGCGCCAGGTGCAGGTGAGTGAGCCCGGTCAACACTTCGCTGCCCGTACCGCCCACGCCGACGACGGCGATCTTCAGGCGTTCCCGGCCCAGGAAGCTGGAGGGGAGCTTGTGAGGCATCATCGCCCTCCCACGGCCTGTTCGAGGGTCAGGCCTGCCGGGACCAGCCACTCGTCCTTGAACTCGTCCGCTTCCCGCACGGCGTCCCACAACTCGCGGTAAGTCCCTCCTGTCGCCCAACGCTTCTGGCTGTCAGCGGGCTTGACGAAGTTCGAGTAGAAGAAGGCTTGCGTCCAGGCGTCGGCGTTCTCCGGGGTGATGGCCCCCGGGCACTGCATGCTGCCGTTGCACACGGCGTGGTTGCTGAAGATGTTGAAGTACGGCGCGCGGTAGAGCGGGGTGTTCCCGGTGGGTCGCTCCGTGCCCCGCAGGGCGTAGGCGAACATCTGCGCGCCCCGGGTCACGAAGAGAAGACGTGGCTGGGGGAACACCTGCCCGTCCAGGGCGGCCACCGCCTTGTCCGTCGCGCCTTGGAAGAGCAATTTTCGTTCCTGACGCTCGACGACCCAGGCGAGGGAGCCGACCCCCAGGGCGACGACGTGCTCAGGCACGAGGGTCAGGGTCTGCAGGGCGTTGAGTTTCAGCAACATCTCGATGGTGTCCCTCGTGACGTTGACGCCCTCGGCCATGTACAACGCTCCGTCCCGTTCTCCCAGGGCGTGCTGCATGACGACGCCCTGTTCCTGCCGATGGTCGGTGTACACGATCAGGGCGACCCGGGCGTGTACCTCGGGCAGGGCGTTCAATTCCAGTTGCATACGGCCCCTTGTCCCCGCCCCTGCGGGGGAGGGTCGAAAGCGAAAACGGGACGGAGGGCCTCCCCCGTCCCGTCAGTCGTCGGTGTCGATGATCAGGTTCGTGACCGTCTCCAGGTGCCGTTCCGCGTCCCGGTACAGCCGCACGAGTTGCACCGCGCGCTCGGCATCCTCGGGCGTGTGGATGCGGATCAGGAGGTTGTCCATGAAGCCCTCGGTCTGGGCCGCGAACTGCCAGGTTTCCTCTAGCCGTTCCTGTACAGCATTCAGGTACCCGCTGGCGGTCCGCCCACCCTGCCCGGAGAGGATCACGGTGGGGTGACGCCGAAACTCCCCGCGCGCACAGGTCGCCGCGAGGTCCTCGTCGCTGAGCAATTCGTACACTGTCCGGTCGATCTCCCGCAGGGCGATCAGGGCCCCGGCGATGCTTGTTACCCGCTCCGCCCACAGCCCCGTGTGTTTCCCGGCAACTTCCCGCATCTCCCCGGGTGAGAGACGGTACTTCGTGCTCACGGCGGGCAGGGCCTCGGTCATCCCGATCAGCCGCAGCAGATCCCCCGGTGGCGCGCAGCGGCCCCGCGCCTCCGTCACCACTTCCGCCCGGGTGGGGGAACGGCCCAATGCCTTGCGCAGTTCAGCGTGGACGTCCTGCCAGAAGCCCTTGGCGCTGCCCTCGTGCTCGAACATCTCCGCGTCCTCCAGGGCGTCGATGGCAGTGTACACGCTCCAGGTGCTGCGGGTGAACAAGCTGAGATGGGCGAGGATGCTGCCGAGCAGGTACGGGTGCAGTTGGTGCAGGGCTCGCCGGGCCCCGGTACACGAGAATGCGGCGCACTGCGGGGCGTGCACGAGGGTCAGGACGAGTTCGTGCACGCCGCGGGCTTCCTCCGCCTGCCCGCCCTCCCCGGTCTCCTCGTACCAGGTGAGGTGCAGGTTCCGCCAGCCGCACTCCAGGGCACCGGGGGTGCCGTTCACCCGCCGGAGGTAAGCGTGGATGGTCTCCCGCCGCTTGGGCGGCACAGCGGGGAGCAGCCCGAGTTCGATCAGGGTCGCCAGCAGGGGCAGAGCGCCCTCTAGCCGGGACAGGGCACCAGCGTTCACCCGGGTAGCAGGGACATCTGATAAGGGCAGGCCGCTCAACGTCAACCGCGACAGGCTGAGCGGGCTCAGGGCAGCAGGGGCACCTCCGGAGGCGAGAGGGGGAGCGGGGTCGAGTCGTGCCGGAGTCTCAGGAAGATCTGGCACAGCCGCTGGTGGCTGGAGGCGTCCTTCCCAGGGTCGAAGCGGCCGATGTGGGCGGGCAGGAGGGGTTGCCCCCTCACCCAGCCCGCCACCTGCTCGGGGGACCATGTCTTAGCCTTTGGTGCCGAGGCGCTTCTTGACGGTGTAGACACGCCGCCCCTCCTGAAGTTCGGGGCCTTCGACGACCGCCGTGGCGAGTTCGGGGGTGGTGAGGGCGTGGATCTTCACGACGTCCTCGACGCTGGCCGCAGGGTTGACGTCGGCGAGGTCGCGACCCTCGTAGACAATCTTGCGCTGGACTTCGGTCACGGTCACTTCATTGCTCTGGGTCATGGGGCAACCTTCCTTTCGAGGAGCCCACCCCGGCGGGAGC
This is a stretch of genomic DNA from Deinococcus aerius. It encodes these proteins:
- a CDS encoding PRTRC system ThiF family protein, yielding MPHKLPSSFLGRERLKIAVVGVGGTGSEVLTGLTHLHLALRALDHAGLHITAFDPDEVSHANLVRQRYHHSDLGRNKAEVLVTRVNLACNLDWVAVPLKFSGHRARAPWDLVISCVDSRAARRSLHLAAYGKGMYTWRYWLDCGNDLTTGQVVLGTPREAGKRLKHHLPCATELHPELMDTAVPEDDAPSCSAIEALSRQDLFVGRMVATHALDLLWQLFRHGELTHHARYFELRGAALSSRGC
- a CDS encoding PRTRC system protein C, which codes for MTQSNEVTVTEVQRKIVYEGRDLADVNPAASVEDVVKIHALTTPELATAVVEGPELQEGRRVYTVKKRLGTKG
- a CDS encoding PRTRC system protein B encodes the protein MQLELNALPEVHARVALIVYTDHRQEQGVVMQHALGERDGALYMAEGVNVTRDTIEMLLKLNALQTLTLVPEHVVALGVGSLAWVVERQERKLLFQGATDKAVAALDGQVFPQPRLLFVTRGAQMFAYALRGTERPTGNTPLYRAPYFNIFSNHAVCNGSMQCPGAITPENADAWTQAFFYSNFVKPADSQKRWATGGTYRELWDAVREADEFKDEWLVPAGLTLEQAVGGR